TCCAAATGTTCACCTGTCCATACAAATCACATCGTGTGGTTTGGATATCATATGCCGCGATCTCACGTCCATAGTATTCAGCTAATATTGACAACTCAATGGCACCTTGATGGTACATTAAGATGTAAGTAAGCCAAGTAAGAATATTGTAGTGCTTAATGGTGACAAAGATCACCATATAAAGAAAGAGAATCTTCAATTTAACATTAGGATAAGTATAAACTGCGACGCTGATTTCACGGGTCAAAAGTTCAGTGCTTTCACAAATTTAAGAACAGGCCAATAATCTAGAGATCTAAATACTACTTCAAAATCTTATCAAAGCTACTTCGAAATACTAAGATACTCATTCTATAGCCAGAATTAGCCTCTTTTTCTTCACAGCtaaaaaattagacacatgtttTTAAGTATTGTAAAGACAAATTAACTTGATCACTTAAAGACCTGCTAGACATAAATAGTAAGAAATGAgaagtaaaaaaaattagttattgtTTGAATAGTATACTTtaaagaaaattttcaaataataattaaaaaaaaagtgctTCCATATATTTAGAAAAGAATAAACTAAGAAATATATGAATTTCATTAGAATCCAAAATAACTTTTATGGGTTTGTTTGGGATGACTTTGAAAGCATTTCAAACCCTAAAAGTTACTTTAGAGAGTATTTGGATGAATTTTCGAAAATACTTTTTGTGTTTGGAAACTCTTTCTAAAGAAGTCACCATCTtttaaaaaaccataaaaaaagttttaattaaattttaaaagattTCTTATTTTATCCttgtattaatataaaaaattacatTAAAACATACTTTTGTGATTTGGAAAACTCTTTTTAAGTAGAATACCAAAACAGTAACTAATAAAATTAAACTTTTACTTATTAGCACAAACAAgtcctttatttatttaaaaatcttCCGGAAGAAGCTGCAGACACTTGCTTCTAAAACAAGAGTTTCCAAACACAAAAGCCATTTTTAAAAATTCATCCACACTCTTAAAAGTATCTTTTAGACTATAGAAGTGCTTTCAAAATAATCCCAAACAAGCCCTAAGTGTAGCACAACAACTTTGTTTGGTACCCCGTATTATTGTATTATATAGTATAGTATTATATTAAATTGTATTGTATAGCATATTTTTTATGTAGTACTATGTTtgatattaaattttattaaaatgttgtatatattatatgtaaataCAAGTCAATATCAATCATGGTACTATATAAAAATATACTATACAATTTAATATAATACTATACAATACAATACGAGATGATATGACGCATCAAACGCACCCTAAAAGTTTTAAAGAACTCCAAGGACAAGGAGCAGCTGTGATTTGTTTCTTAATGTTCTAGTTATAATATGTTGACACTACAATTCATATTCGATTTAAATCATGGAATTCAACTTACCACCCCACTTATCTGAGTCGAGAATCCACCCACAATACTCTTCATTTGGCTTTCCAAGAAATGCTTCCGAATACTTTGTTGGATCACTTGCCACAGTTGCAGCTATAACCTtcaaaaaaaaggaaagaaataaCAAATATAAGAAATATAAAAGGCAATATAGGTCATTTCGTGCTTATTATGGAAGTAGAAACATATATGTAATCAGGCACGGAGTCAGGTTTCAAGTGAGGAGTCTTTtaagaattttaaaatattagGGAAGGTTAAGTACGTTTATCTATAGAAGAAAAAAGAATACATATTTTATAAGAAATTGTTTTTCTTGAAAAGAAAATGTGCCTCCGTCTCTGTTTGTAATCATAGCCAACAACCTGTCTCAATTCTGGAGCTTTTAGTTTGTCATGGTCCATAACATACCTGAAAATGAAAATGATGATAGATTAATATTAATTCTTTTGTATTTTCTGCCATTCACAACAATAAAATGGTAGATAGACCAGAATGTATATGCTGGTTCTGAAGCTTACCCAACTGCATTGAAAAGACAACTATTGTCTGATGGAATCACCCTTCTAACAACAGTACCTTCCATTTGTATGCACCTGAAAGGGTCAACAACTCAACAGTCAGATTGCATTATATTGAATTAACTTTATTTTGAAGAAAAACACACGCTGACAAACCAAATCAAAGAACTCCAAGAAAAGATAAACTAGAGGAATAAAACTCGTGAAGTAGCAATCCATTCAAATGGTTAAAGAGGCATGTATCGCTTCATGACCAGAAAGAACAGACAATTATTTTGAAAACCCACGTAGAATAAGACAACGTTTATGATAGTTTATGATATATGCGTACAAATTTTATAAAACTGAGAATGCTAAATATTGATGTGTAAATATGACTAAACAATAGGATAATACAAAAACCAGACCCAATTAGAAAGGAAGAAATGACAAATTTCTCTAGTTTTCCACCTTATCTTTTTTTTGTATTATAAAATCACCCCTTGAACTATTACAATTTTTGTGAAAATAATCATTTTACTATGTTTCGCCAGATTACACATTATTGGAGGCTCATCATACTTTAGAGTCATTCTCATCCTCTATAACATGTTTTATAGCTATCAGCTCCAATAATACATGttttattttgtcattttctATTTGTCCTTGTGATTATTAATATAAACGTAAACAAAGTTGATAgtgttgagaaaaaaaaaatgtatacagAAGGAAAGTAACTCCAAGTATCATGAGCCATATTAATAATTTATCTTCAAATCGACGTATTAATAATCTTCAAATAGAAGAAAATATAATATTACACCATTTTCACAAAGATGTTAATACAGTTTTTATAACACAAAACTAACTAGTCAAAGGGatgtttttttaacaaaaaaagaGTTAAAACTAGAATAATTCAATAGTTGAGTCAAAAAATTGTCTTTTGTTCTTTGGAAATCATACAGTCAAAGCAGCAAAACTAATCCATAAAtacaatttgtttttttttttgatatttatgtTAAAGAAAACAAAGagatgaataaaaaaataaagatttaaCAGTCTAACCCCAAACATGATATCTTTGcacaaataacccaaaaatcacCTAATTTATATCATCTATTAAAAGAACGCAAAAAGACGTAAAATCAAGCAATAAACCCAAGTTCaggaaaagggaaaaaaaaaaagtggatcaaaaaattaaaatcaaacagaggctaaaattattatttaaaaaaaaaacaagaaaagaacGTTCTTTCACCAAAGATAAATATTGAACAGATATGTCGAAAACAATTATTAGATCTATGAACATTACCCAGAATCGCTTTAAAGTTGTAAAATATGAGAACACACGAATACAAATTAAGAGAACCCATCAACCtatgtatatttatatgattAACTTAAGAAAGAAATGACATCTGGGAAAAAAAATCTTACTTTCTTTTTTGCCTAATGAAATCCTCCAAAGTAGGGAGTGTGGTAGTAGAGAGAGAGAATGTGGAAGCTTTGCTTTGGCTTTTGCTTCGGCTAATTGTTATGGCATCTGTGTTTGGATGTGTCCAGTTAAAAGCAGGTGTGGAAATGTTAATCGGGTTGGAATCAGTTGCGATCGGGTCTTTGGTACTAAAGTGGGGATCTTTGAACATTGACAATCAATTTATTAGATAACATACGTATATGATTGTTTGTTGGGTCCCACTGATTTTCAGGTGGGGTCCTTGTTTGTAATTTTAACATACTTTACGAAACGTCTTTAAGCATTTTATTTGTTGTTGAGATTATCTACAAATGtaaattttgtgccaaatttagcaCTAAATTAATGTTATATTAGACCTAATATTTATAATTGTGTTACAATACACAAAatacaaattaataaaaaaagtcaataatttatttaatatttattaagaatgtacaaaatttaattttttttattattcaaattatGTACTTTAAAAAATTtgtcataaaaaaaatgatatattgtTGTTTAATAATTGTCAAGtactaaattatattaattaaatgtaatatggtaaataaaaaaataatatttattgatGTGTTAAATTTGATACAGTTTTTAGAATACTATTGGAGTGATACTTTTTGTAAGATGTGTTAAATATAACATTACAATAACGATTTGGCATTCCATTGGAAATGCTAtaatctatatatctatatatttatataaaatagagCATTAAGAAGATGATGTGACAGTTCTAAAATTACTCTAAAatattctttctattttctattttttttacattttttattcttcttttgaaaacatatatatatacattttttttctattttttttttaaaattatgattgaaaaaataaaaatatctatctaattaattcatatataatttgaatatATTTATCTCATTAGCATATATTTATCTCTTATCTCCATCTCTTcctcactaatttttttttatttgacaaagTCATTAAAGAGACATCGTAATTACCATTATTATCCTAAGTTGTTTTATAATGTTCATTACATTTTTAATTCTTCActaatattctttttttttttgagaggAAATACAATAGataaacaaaagaaaaggaaacagAGCCACCTAGGGTCGGTCTGCCATACGAGCCATATCTTCAGCAAGAGCCGGAAACGCAATGGGGGGAACCCCACCGTCCCAACATCCAGAAGCTTGATAACAAATAGCGTGCCTGGCTGTCAAATGGGCAACAGTGTTCGACGATCTTGGTCCATACCGAACAGATAAAATACTGGGGTCCTCTGCTTCCCTTCTAATCTCAGCCACCAAAAGATCAAGGTCTCCACTCTCTTCTGGAGGTCTATTGAGCATGCCCACTGCTAAGCTGCTATCAGAAACAATCAACCCCCCCTGCAGATTTAAGCTCTTAAACAAATCAATGCCATGCTTAATGGCCAGCAGCTCGGCCACCAGTGGTTCGTGAGCATAGTTTATGAGGGTGCTCTTGGACACAATAACCCTTCCCTCGCTGTCCCTGATCACCACTCCATTGCTACAGCAGCCTTGGACCCTGTTAGTGGCAGCATCCATGTTGATCAGAATCTCGTTTGCAGCTGGGGCGTTC
The Humulus lupulus chromosome 6, drHumLupu1.1, whole genome shotgun sequence DNA segment above includes these coding regions:
- the LOC133782442 gene encoding OVARIAN TUMOR DOMAIN-containing deubiquitinating enzyme 2, translating into MEGTVVRRVIPSDNSCLFNAVGYVMDHDKLKAPELRQVIAATVASDPTKYSEAFLGKPNEEYCGWILDSDKWGGAIELSILAEYYGREIAAYDIQTTRCDLYGQEMRYFERVMLIYDGLHYDALAMSPFEGAPEEFDQTIFSVQLDRTIGLVEGIALNFVKEQQRKRSFTDTSNFTLRCGVCQIGVKGQKEAVEHARATGHANFQEYR